The following are encoded together in the Chaetodon trifascialis isolate fChaTrf1 chromosome 3, fChaTrf1.hap1, whole genome shotgun sequence genome:
- the trim107 gene encoding zinc finger protein RFP, translating into MSVSETETDLSEKDHAEALALELTCPICLQLFSEPVSLPCGHIYCLTCLQAMGEGLDQHSCPECQAEYHGSQALVKSFKMRSIVETYKATAGKVDSPANPSDITHVTIESAGGSVTEESNQDIARGSREESSGCKGKSSFQIEAGSTEQPFSLDQEQSNGKKEMDEPKFRLASHVTELSLKLEMAESVLRTEKERELEVATANGQLREKASKLLGQIEDLSQSYSARVMQLIEEELGPGEASMSGRVSRASELTEQLRQAVLRAESLLTKEDATEFHEDLQTLQPLIVELMAKPVGEEKDHVESKVNPARACPKLEEMNAELRERFGEIQRSLRNTLNPSEVTFDPDTAHPNLVLSEDLKTVTFSATKQPYPSSPQRFTSFFQVLSSQSFYEGDHCWEVELEGSPWIIGLCYSGKLARSGLSSALESSQSSWSLMWFNNMLTAFEQSHSVPLKKTTVWCKLEIRLSFKANRLSFYNISAVSGKTHVYTFKAKLTEPVHLAYRMMSGHPKARVTICS; encoded by the coding sequence ATGTCTGTGAGTGAGACTGAAACTGACCTGTCTGAAAAGGATCATGCAGAAGCTTTGGCTTTGGAGCTGACTTGTCCCATCTGCTTGCAGCTCTTCTCTGAGCCAGTTTCTCTTCCCTGTGGTCACATCTACTGCTTAACCTGCCTCCAGGCCATGGGAGAAGGTCTTGACCAACACAGCTGCCCAGAATGCCAGGCAGAGTACCATGGATCCCAGGCCCTTGTGAAAAGTTTCAAAATGCGCAGCATCGTAGAGACCTACAAAGCCACTGCAGGGAAAGTCGACTCCCCTGCAAACCCTTCTGATATCACCCATGTAACAATCGAGAGCGCTGGTGGGTCTGTTACAGAAGAATCAAACCAGGACATAGCTAGAGGGAGTCGGGAGGAGAGCTCAGGGTGTAAGGGAAAGAGTAGCTTTCAGATTGAGGCTGGATCCACAGAACAACCCTTTTCTTTGGATCAAGAACAAAGCAACGGCAAGAAGGAAATGGATGAACCTAAATTCAGACTAGCGTCTCACGTCACAGAGTTGAGCCTCAAGTTGGAGATGGCAGAGAGTGTcctgaggacagagaaggaACGAGAGTTAGAGGTGGCCACCGCTAATGGCcagctgagagagaaagcatCCAAACTTTTAGGGCAGATAGAAGATTTGTCACAGAGCTACAGTGCACGGGTGATGCAGCTGATTGAAGAAGAGCTGGGTCCAGGTGAGGCCAGTATGAGCGGTCGAGTCAGTCGAGCGTCTGAGTTGACTGAGCAGCTGAGACAAGCTGTGCTCAGAGCCGAGTCATTGCTGACCAAAGAGGATGCGACCGAATTCCATGAGGATCTTCAGACTCTACAACCACTCATTGTGGAGTTGATGGCCAAGCCTGTCGGAGAAGAAAAGGACCACGTTGAATCAAAAGTCAACCCAGCACGAGCCTGTCCTAAGCTGGAAGAAATGAACGCCGAGCTGAGGGAAAGATTTGGAGAGATTCAGCGCTCCCTTCGCAACACCCTCAACCCTTCagaggtgacctttgacccagaCACAGCCCATCCCAACCTCGTCCTCTCAGAGGACTTGAAGACGGTGACTTTCAGTGCTACCAAACAGCCCTACCCATCCTCCCCTCAGAGGTTCACCAGCTTCTTCCAGGTCCTCAGCTCCCAGAGCTTCTATGAAGGTGATCATTGCTGGGAGGTGGAGCTGGAAGGCTCTCCGTGGATCATTGGTTTGTGCTACAGTGGGAAACTAGCACGCAGCGGGTTGTCCTCTGCTCTGGAAAGCAGTCAGAGTTCGTGGAGTCTGATGTGGTTCAACAATATGCTGACAGCCTTTGAGCAAAGCCACAGCGTGCCGCTGAAGAAGACCACAGTGTGGTGCAAGCTAGAGATAAGACTGAGTTTCAAGGCCAACAGGCTGAGCTTCTACAACATCAGCGCCGTCAGCGGGAAGACTCATGTGTACACATTCAAGGCTAAGCTGACTGAACCAGTGCATCTGGCCTACAGAATGATGTCAGGGCATCCCAAAGCACGTGTCACTATTTGTTCATAG
- the tpra1 gene encoding transmembrane protein adipocyte-associated 1 homolog: MLATVTAVVRFAQYNGSTSPSPLENTSVFPTWQPDTEANISKPHKCLQVLYEDIGDSRVRFWDILLLVPNVAFFVFLMWKLPSARAKIRLTSSPIFITFYLLVFVVAAVGITRAVVSMTVSASSAATIIDKVLWEITRFFLLAIELSVIILGLAFGHLESKSSIKRVLAITAVLALGYSITQGTLEILYPDSHLSAEDFNIYGHGGRHFWLASSCFFFLVYSLIVILPKTPVRERISLPSKRSFYVYAAILSLLNLVQGLGSALLCAGIIEGLCCVDVTTFLYFSTFAPLIYVTFLKGFFGSEPKILFSYKSQVDEPDESDVNLPPTIAATIGRKELTDQGLYYSSTQIDGSGPGSSRMVGAYLDDVASGPYGSSSINSIEADRWRPVNA; encoded by the exons ATGCTAGCCACAGTGACTGCTGTGGTTAGGTTTGCTCAATACAATGGCAGTACTTCACCCTCACCATTAGAGAACACATCAGTATTCCCAACTTGGCAACCAGACACTGAAGCCAACATCAGCAAGCCTCACAAATGTCTGCAAGTTCTGTATGAGGACATAGGAGACTCCAG gGTGAGGTTCTGGGACATTTTACTGCTTGTGCCTAATGTGGCCTTCTTCGTGTTCCTGATGTGGAAGCTGCCCTCAGCCAGGGCGAAGATTCGACTCACCTCTAGCCCCATCTTCATCACCTTTTACTTGCTG GTGTTTGTTGTAGCAGCGGTCGGAATCACCCGGGCCGTCGTGTCCATGACTGTCAGTGCTTCCAGCGCTGCCACCATCATAGACAAA GTGCTGTGGGAAATCACCCGCTTCTTCTTGCTGGCTATTGAGCTCAGTGTTATCATCTTGGGACTGGCTTTCG GTCACCTGGAGAGCAAGTCGAGTATAAAGCGTGTCCTGGCTATCACTGCTGTGCTGGCTCTGGGCTACTCCATCACGCAG GGCACACTAGAGATCCTGTATCCAGACAGTCACCTTTCTGCTGAGGACTTCAACATCTACGGTCATGGAGGACGGCACTTCTGGTTGGCCagctcctgcttcttcttcctg gTGTACTCTTTGATTGTCATCTTGCCTAAAACTCCAGTGAGAGAGAGGATATCTCTTCCAT CCAAGAGGAGTTTCTACGTGTACGCTGCCATCCTGTCTTTACTGAACTTGGTCCAGGGCCTGGGCAGCGCTCTGCTATGTGCTGGAATCATAGAGGGACTCTG CTGTGTGGATGTCACCACCTTCCTGTACTTCTCTACCTTTGCGCCGCTCATTTACGTCACATTCCTCAAGGGTTTCTTTGG TTCAGAGCCCAAGATCCTGTTCTCCTACAAGTCACAGGTGGATGAGCCAGATGAAAGTGATGTCAACCTTCCCCCAACCATCGCTGCGACCATTGGCCGTAAGGAGCTGACCGACCAGGGCCTCTACTACTCCTCCACCCAGATCGATGGTTCTGGTCCTGGCAGCTCTCGTATGGTTGGAGCATACCTGGATGATGTTGCCTCAGGACCCTATGGGTCCAGCAGCATTAACAGCATTGAGGCAGACCGCTGGAGACCCGTCAATGCCTGA